From the genome of Halomonas sp. LR3S48:
AGGCGAAATCGGGCACGTCGCGATTGATCACCGCGCCGGCGCCGATGAACGCATGACGCCCCACGGTCACTCCGCAGACGATGGTGCAGTTGGCCCCGAGGGTCGCACCCTCGCGTACCAAGGTGTCGCGGTACTGATCCTTGCGCTCGACCAGCGAGCGCGGATTGTAGACATTGGTGAAGACCATGCTCGGGCCGCAGAAGACGCCCGCCTCGAGCGTGATGTTGTCATACACCGAGACGTTGTTCTGCACCTTGCAGCGATCGCCGATGACGACGCGGTTGCCGACGAAGACGTTCTGTCCCAGCGAGACGCCACGTCCGATGCGAGCACCGCCACAGACGTGAACGAAATGCCAGACGCGGGACGATTCGCCGATCTCGGCACCGTCGTCGACGATGGCACTGGGATGGATCTGTACGCCGGGGTAACGGTTATCGAGCATTGGGCTGTCCATGGCGAGCCTCACATCAGGTGCCGCTTGAGGCAGGGGTGCGCCTCGTTGCGGGCAGGTATTTCCAGGGAAGCATTGCGAATCGTATCGACGGTCTCGATGCAGTGGCGCGCACTGTCGAGGCCGAAGCCGCGGCCGGCCAAGATCTCCTGGTAGGAAACGGTATGCAGGTCGGTGAAGCCTCCCGAAAACTCGATCTCGCGACCTTCGCACAGGATCGAACGGTAGGTGGTCTGCTGTCCCTGCACGCTGCTCGGCAGGTCGTTGCTGTCGATCGACAGGAACCAGCGAACCCGCGCCTTCTGATATTCGAGATAGCCCGCGGCGCGATGCTCGTCCAGGTAATGGACGACGTTGCGCTCCAGATCGCCGAACACGAAGTGCAGCATGTCGAAGAAGTGCACGCCGATGTTGGTCGCCACCCCGAAGGACTTGCGCGGGTCGCCCTTCCAGCTCTCGTGGTACCACTTGCCGCGCGAGGTGATGTAGGTGAGCTCGACGTCGTACTTGTCGTCGCGCGGCTCGCTGGCGACCCGCTCCTTGAGCTCGACGATGGCCGGATGGTGGCGCAGTTGCAGAATATTGAACACGCGCCGGCCGGTCTCCTG
Proteins encoded in this window:
- a CDS encoding Gfo/Idh/MocA family oxidoreductase, translating into MKYFALIGAAGYIAPRHMKAIKETGNHLAMAYDINDSVGIIDSISPESEFFTEFERFVESAWQRKRDPYTALDYVSVCSPNHLHHAHIAAGLRLGCNVICEKPLVPTPALLDELERVEQETGRRVFNILQLRHHPAIVELKERVASEPRDDKYDVELTYITSRGKWYHESWKGDPRKSFGVATNIGVHFFDMLHFVFGDLERNVVHYLDEHRAAGYLEYQKARVRWFLSIDSNDLPSSVQGQQTTYRSILCEGREIEFSGGFTDLHTVSYQEILAGRGFGLDSARHCIETVDTIRNASLEIPARNEAHPCLKRHLM